From Salvia splendens isolate huo1 chromosome 16, SspV2, whole genome shotgun sequence, a single genomic window includes:
- the LOC121770447 gene encoding uncharacterized protein LOC121770447, producing MEPLTSPNAEKFSKALGLVFQGSNRNGKIWVFVEEGASFLVERDTDQALSGRFGSPRLASHLCVSAVYAKCTRTERIHLWDELRECSILWEGSPWLIGGDFNTILHPRDRVGSETNRQAEMVDFAEAIEDCRILDPGYDGSEFTWAKNGLFERLDRILVNERWAQILETTRVTNLPRIASDHGPVLVRCKGTDHNSGGRPFRFQNMW from the coding sequence atggagccgctcacAAGCCCCAACGCGGAGAAGTTCTCAAAGGCTTTGGGGCTGGTTTTCCAAGGATCGAATAGAAATGGGAAGATTTGGGTGTTTGTTGAGGAAGGGGCCAGCTTCCTGGTCGAGAGAGACACGGATCAGGCCCTATCCGGCCGCTTTGGATCCCCCCGCCTAGCTAGTCACTTGTGTGTCTCGGCGGTGTATGCAAAATGTACAAGAACCGAACGGATTCATTTATGGGATGAATTGAGGGAGTGCTCCATACTTTGGGAGGGCTCACCATGGTTGatcggaggggacttcaacaccattctccaTCCACGAGACAGAGTAGGGAGTGAAACAAACCGCCAagctgaaatggtggactttgcggaGGCTATTGAGGATTGCAGGATTCTAGACCCGGGCTATGATGGGTCGGAGttcacatgggccaagaatggtCTCTTCGAAAGATTGGATAGAATTCTTGTGAATGAACGTTGGGCACAAATTTTGGAAACTACCCGGGTGACGAACctgccccggattgcctcggaccatgggcCTGTGTTGGTAAGATGCAAAGGGACAGATCATAACAGCGGGGGTAGGCCGttcaggttccaaaacatgtggtgA